The Teredinibacter sp. KSP-S5-2 genome includes a window with the following:
- a CDS encoding YdeI/OmpD-associated family protein, protein MPEPNPKKIMTFPAPKDLGQWLKVNHATENELWVKIFKKNTNIPSVTWDDVVIEALCWGWIDGIKKSIDDQAYLQRITPRKARSSWSKRNREHAERLIIEGRMKESGLTHIRAAKADGRWESAYTASEIEVPADFLAELENKPKAKQFYETLTKSSRYIIAQGLTSAKKPETRQRRFDNFIDMLIREEKPK, encoded by the coding sequence ATGCCTGAACCCAATCCAAAGAAAATCATGACCTTTCCGGCACCGAAAGATCTCGGCCAGTGGCTCAAAGTTAATCACGCCACAGAAAACGAGCTTTGGGTAAAGATATTTAAAAAAAACACGAATATTCCAAGCGTGACATGGGACGATGTAGTGATTGAAGCTTTGTGTTGGGGTTGGATCGACGGTATCAAAAAATCAATCGATGACCAAGCCTACCTTCAACGTATTACTCCCAGAAAAGCGCGAAGCAGCTGGTCAAAAAGAAACCGGGAGCATGCGGAACGTTTAATAATCGAAGGCCGAATGAAAGAATCAGGACTGACGCACATTCGTGCAGCCAAAGCCGATGGTCGCTGGGAAAGTGCCTATACGGCAAGTGAAATAGAAGTGCCAGCGGATTTTCTGGCAGAATTGGAAAATAAGCCAAAGGCGAAACAGTTTTATGAAACACTCACCAAATCCAGTCGATATATCATCGCGCAAGGATTAACAAGTGCAAAGAAACCGGAAACACGACAAAGACGGTTTGACAATTTCATAGATATGCTTATCCGCGAAGAAAAGCCGAAATAG
- a CDS encoding PEP-CTERM sorting domain-containing protein: MSTNIGLSLILIFCLSMKANALLIDVEFQDNDGPQWKGTVNTKTDELTITSWSEGAGAITWWTPLSPLTWVARDFSGNKYDVLDNWDGSLVDFGFLSDDMLSELSWHDGIIEGASSGWTTVRPGWGITSMIGLTGYEEFYQGGGNTWLGFLPQGDNPMGAARTIADSVSFIARVEVPEPSSLTLLLLGITGVLVRRKQNG; this comes from the coding sequence ATGAGTACCAATATAGGATTAAGTCTGATCTTGATTTTTTGTTTGTCCATGAAAGCTAATGCATTACTAATAGATGTTGAATTTCAAGATAACGATGGCCCACAATGGAAAGGTACCGTAAATACTAAAACGGATGAGCTAACAATTACCAGTTGGTCGGAGGGAGCAGGGGCAATCACTTGGTGGACGCCTTTGAGCCCTTTAACATGGGTAGCGAGAGATTTTTCTGGAAATAAGTATGATGTACTGGACAACTGGGATGGTTCGTTAGTGGATTTTGGGTTCTTATCTGACGATATGCTTTCAGAGTTATCCTGGCATGATGGGATAATAGAAGGAGCATCCTCTGGCTGGACTACCGTAAGACCTGGGTGGGGTATCACCTCAATGATAGGTTTAACTGGATATGAGGAATTTTACCAAGGAGGAGGAAATACATGGTTAGGATTTTTACCACAGGGCGATAATCCGATGGGGGCAGCAAGAACAATTGCTGACAGTGTTAGCTTCATTGCTAGAGTCGAAGTGCCAGAACCAAGTTCCCTAACATTACTTTTATTGGGGATAACTGGGGTGTTGGTTCGTCGTAAGCAGAATGGTTAA
- a CDS encoding SlyX family protein → MNNSELEEHITELQARIEFQEDTIQTLNELVIEQGAALESLQAQFRKLYKKMDDMNYEFESHKSDGGNERPPHY, encoded by the coding sequence ATGAATAACAGCGAATTGGAAGAACACATTACCGAGTTGCAGGCACGTATTGAATTTCAGGAAGACACAATACAAACACTCAATGAACTGGTGATAGAACAGGGCGCTGCGTTGGAAAGTTTACAGGCACAATTTCGCAAACTGTACAAGAAAATGGATGATATGAATTACGAATTCGAGAGCCATAAAAGCGATGGTGGAAATGAGCGGCCTCCGCATTATTAG
- a CDS encoding YceI family protein, giving the protein MITRALLFLTVFFLVSCAALIQPNIKSGIAEIKQGNYELDKSHATVLFKVNHMGFSKFIGRFNTFDAGLTFDPDNFANSKLNAIVDMSSIDVNSPDFEETLRGKDWLNTDEFPQAIFESESAKQISESKAVFSGYLTFLGVRGPVDIEVIFNGGANNILTQKYTLGFEAKALFSRSAFGLDRYVPTIGDDIELEVHVEFHRK; this is encoded by the coding sequence ATGATCACACGGGCATTATTATTTCTTACCGTTTTTTTTCTGGTGAGTTGCGCAGCGTTAATTCAGCCAAATATCAAAAGCGGAATTGCAGAAATTAAACAGGGCAATTATGAGCTGGATAAATCCCATGCAACGGTGCTTTTTAAAGTGAACCATATGGGGTTTTCCAAATTCATCGGTCGCTTTAATACATTTGATGCAGGCTTAACCTTTGACCCGGATAACTTTGCCAATTCAAAGTTAAATGCCATTGTGGATATGTCCAGCATTGATGTGAACAGCCCGGATTTTGAAGAGACGCTCAGGGGGAAAGATTGGTTAAACACCGACGAATTTCCGCAGGCCATTTTTGAATCCGAATCTGCCAAACAGATCTCAGAGAGTAAAGCGGTTTTTTCTGGTTATTTGACCTTTCTTGGTGTTCGCGGCCCAGTGGATATTGAAGTGATATTTAACGGTGGGGCGAATAATATATTGACACAAAAGTATACTCTGGGATTTGAAGCCAAGGCGCTATTTAGTCGCAGTGCATTCGGCCTGGACCGTTATGTGCCGACCATCGGTGATGATATTGAGCTGGAAGTGCATGTGGAGTTTCATCGTAAATAG
- the arsB gene encoding ACR3 family arsenite efflux transporter, which yields MGLFERYLSVWIGLCILAGVGLGSITPATFTWVASLEYAHVNLVVAVLIWLMIYPMMIQVDFSAIKDVGKKPKGIILTLVINWLIKPFSMAALGWLFFKGIFADWVDPQTATEYIAGMILLGVAPCTAMVFVWSQLTKGDANYTLVQVSINDVIMIFAFAPIAAFLLGVTEIHVPWQTLILSVVLYVLLPLLAGIFTRKKLDKRNDHSKLNGFIHALKPWSIIGLLATVVLLFGFQAQTILDNPTAIVLIAIPLLLQTYGIFAIAYFAARQMKLPHNVAAPACMIGTSNFFELAVAVAISVFGIHSGAALATVVGVLVEVPVMLSLVAFANRTRHWFA from the coding sequence ATGGGTTTATTTGAACGTTATTTATCCGTTTGGATTGGCTTGTGCATTCTGGCAGGTGTTGGATTGGGCAGCATCACACCCGCGACGTTTACCTGGGTAGCCTCCCTGGAATATGCCCATGTAAACCTGGTGGTAGCGGTACTGATTTGGTTAATGATTTACCCAATGATGATACAGGTGGATTTTTCTGCAATAAAAGATGTGGGAAAGAAACCAAAGGGCATTATCTTAACGTTAGTTATTAATTGGTTGATTAAACCCTTTAGTATGGCCGCACTGGGTTGGCTGTTTTTTAAAGGTATTTTTGCCGATTGGGTTGACCCCCAGACAGCCACGGAATATATCGCCGGTATGATTTTATTGGGTGTGGCACCGTGTACTGCAATGGTATTTGTATGGAGTCAGCTAACCAAGGGTGATGCCAATTACACGTTGGTTCAAGTATCGATTAATGATGTGATTATGATTTTCGCCTTTGCGCCCATTGCTGCATTTTTACTGGGTGTAACGGAAATTCATGTACCCTGGCAAACGCTGATTTTATCCGTGGTATTGTATGTGCTATTACCCCTGTTGGCAGGGATCTTTACCCGGAAAAAACTGGATAAACGCAATGATCATTCAAAACTGAATGGGTTTATTCACGCGTTAAAGCCCTGGTCGATAATTGGTTTACTGGCGACGGTGGTGTTACTGTTTGGTTTTCAGGCGCAAACCATACTGGATAATCCGACCGCAATTGTATTGATTGCGATTCCGCTCTTGCTACAAACCTACGGTATTTTTGCCATTGCCTATTTTGCTGCTCGGCAGATGAAGCTTCCCCATAACGTTGCAGCACCTGCCTGTATGATTGGTACATCCAACTTTTTTGAACTGGCGGTGGCGGTGGCGATTTCGGTATTTGGTATACATTCTGGTGCTGCTTTGGCAACGGTGGTTGGTGTTCTGGTGGAAGTCCCTGTTATGCTATCGTTAGTCGCATTTGCAAATCGGACACGACACTGGTTTGCTTAA
- the arsH gene encoding arsenical resistance protein ArsH, producing the protein MTDALTLDLPNIETEQFHIPKGEKLNRSFSGHKPRFLLLYGSLRKVSYSRLVIEECARLLISMGAEVRIYNPSGLPLPDDADADHPKVQELRELMAWSEGQVWCSPERHGAMTGIMKAQIDWVPLSLGAVRPTQGKTLAVMQVCGGSQSFNAVNQMRVLGRWMRMITIPNQSSVAKAFLEFDEHGRMKPSAYYNRIVDVMEELIKFTLLTRDNSEYLVDRYSERVETAEQLSQRVNQRSI; encoded by the coding sequence ATGACCGATGCCCTAACGCTGGACTTGCCGAACATTGAAACCGAACAATTTCACATCCCGAAAGGGGAAAAACTTAATCGTTCTTTTTCCGGCCATAAACCCCGGTTTTTATTGCTCTACGGGTCACTACGTAAGGTTTCCTACAGCCGTTTGGTGATAGAGGAATGCGCCAGATTATTAATCAGCATGGGCGCAGAGGTGCGTATATATAATCCCTCTGGTTTGCCCTTACCAGATGATGCCGACGCAGATCATCCCAAGGTTCAGGAGCTTCGTGAATTAATGGCGTGGTCGGAGGGTCAGGTATGGTGTTCTCCAGAACGGCACGGGGCGATGACCGGTATTATGAAGGCACAAATTGATTGGGTGCCGTTATCACTTGGTGCGGTTCGACCGACCCAGGGAAAAACCTTGGCGGTAATGCAGGTTTGTGGTGGATCGCAATCCTTTAATGCCGTGAACCAGATGCGGGTGCTTGGGCGCTGGATGCGGATGATCACCATTCCCAATCAATCTTCTGTGGCGAAAGCGTTTCTGGAGTTTGATGAGCATGGGCGAATGAAACCGTCCGCCTATTACAACCGGATTGTGGATGTCATGGAAGAATTAATAAAGTTTACGCTACTTACCCGTGATAACTCAGAGTATTTGGTGGATCGTTATTCTGAACGGGTGGAAACCGCGGAGCAGTTAAGTCAACGCGTTAACCAGCGTTCTATTTAA
- a CDS encoding arsenate reductase ArsC: MKILYICTHNRCRSILSEAITNHFGEGKIQAQSAGSQPVGEVHPLSIKYLNEAGISTEGLRSQSWHDFEEFEPDIVVTVCDSAAGEACPLWFGQTIKVHWGLADPSKLEGSEEDVAAAFRQTIAEIQQRVHGLLKIDFDALTETEIRQALNTLGAK, from the coding sequence ATGAAAATCTTATATATCTGCACACACAATCGCTGTCGAAGTATTTTATCTGAAGCAATAACCAATCACTTTGGCGAAGGCAAAATTCAGGCACAGAGCGCTGGAAGCCAACCTGTTGGTGAAGTACATCCACTTTCCATTAAGTATCTGAATGAAGCGGGTATTTCGACCGAAGGCTTGCGCAGTCAATCGTGGCATGACTTTGAAGAATTTGAACCGGATATTGTGGTGACTGTTTGTGATTCTGCTGCCGGTGAAGCCTGTCCACTCTGGTTTGGGCAAACCATTAAAGTCCATTGGGGGTTGGCAGACCCGTCCAAACTGGAGGGCTCTGAAGAAGATGTTGCAGCCGCTTTCAGGCAAACTATTGCGGAAATTCAACAGCGTGTTCACGGGTTGTTAAAAATTGATTTTGATGCGTTAACAGAGACAGAGATAAGACAAGCGTTAAATACTTTGGGGGCAAAATAG
- a CDS encoding metalloregulator ArsR/SmtB family transcription factor — MKLDPLTFYKCLSEETRLKSLLLLTLKGELCVCDLTVAMDLSQPKVSRHLSELRKSEVISDDKRGKWVYYRLHRNLPSWAKAVLVKTAAQNPSYIERNLSLLERNTTSPNRCVSNSE; from the coding sequence TTGAAACTGGATCCGTTAACTTTTTATAAATGTCTGTCCGAAGAGACGCGTCTTAAATCGTTATTGTTGCTTACGTTAAAAGGTGAGCTATGTGTATGTGATTTGACCGTGGCGATGGACCTGAGCCAACCGAAAGTATCGCGTCATTTATCTGAACTGCGAAAATCTGAAGTGATATCCGATGATAAGCGGGGAAAGTGGGTCTACTATCGACTGCATCGTAACCTGCCGAGCTGGGCAAAAGCGGTATTGGTTAAAACTGCCGCGCAAAACCCCAGCTATATTGAGCGTAACCTGAGTTTGTTAGAGCGCAATACCACGTCGCCTAACCGCTGTGTATCCAATAGTGAGTGA
- a CDS encoding GNAT family N-acetyltransferase, whose product MEALNFIETKQDGCPLDNVLMSQLGLHSSQQKNLDYCRFSESPLWSTQRQYFTQQGVNPWRNRSLPFYATSNPALAKSYAKVIVQYWQDAIAVGDIDPDHPVYVVELGCGSGAFSFYMVRAIEYALRQSAIDGLDWRFLCTDIGHSNLRFIANHPKLNRYFENGVMAAGCFDVETQNKIQLLDGNELHQFANAPVVISNYVFDGLTNDVFHLHYGDLYEGKVGLIYKERNDTHQNNTCISGKQFEAANPFNNIELDFQWSAVDKIDWLSPVVSNQVDQYRNRFDSSVLLYPTGAIQCVEHIREMSHGRFLLLSADKGFYTDQDVRLQPVPFMTIHGSFSLPVNFHALKTYADDHGALSWQNQQRQGGLVYSIQLFSHHSEYFGNTQSCVEDQFLSCSPDHLLPILSGVRKTSGSYSMDTMLGFIRLYDYDPRILDIFLPALLSKSEALDVVDKHYWKNVLDKVWSNTYDIGSSVEFVFDLGAFALDIGHYPLAKNAFSEIKNTIPDPANSFNLAIANMNLANWQEAVSSLDDTIHTLARNGDAQLGEEELLLDAVNLRDYCKENSKAEFGKKISQDDNPCFLTPLNMQYSEEIVHQFRDGNISELTRLPFFCSVDDVNGWIDEENASKTKEIYCVFHREIGFVGLLGLHFSGDSGYFYFCIGTDYQNKGFGTHSLSLLNVLAKRLGVNHMYSGVYACNKRSQKVISNQHFSRLEVKASDPDADLNFYHHSVSGEELPSDVLIDKLAKLLTEIDSPIKLI is encoded by the coding sequence GTGGAAGCATTAAATTTTATCGAAACAAAACAAGATGGTTGCCCATTGGATAATGTGTTGATGTCTCAGTTGGGTTTACATTCTTCTCAACAAAAAAATCTGGATTATTGCCGGTTTAGTGAAAGCCCTCTTTGGTCTACGCAAAGGCAATATTTTACTCAGCAGGGTGTTAACCCCTGGCGAAATCGCTCTCTGCCATTCTACGCCACATCAAACCCAGCTTTGGCGAAATCCTATGCCAAAGTGATTGTGCAATATTGGCAAGATGCCATCGCGGTGGGAGATATCGATCCGGATCATCCGGTGTATGTTGTGGAGTTGGGCTGTGGCAGCGGCGCTTTTTCTTTTTATATGGTGAGAGCGATTGAATACGCCCTAAGACAATCCGCCATTGATGGGCTCGATTGGCGTTTTTTGTGTACGGATATCGGACATTCCAATTTACGTTTTATTGCCAATCACCCGAAGCTGAACAGGTATTTTGAAAATGGGGTAATGGCGGCGGGGTGTTTTGATGTGGAAACGCAGAACAAAATCCAGTTGCTAGACGGAAATGAACTTCATCAGTTCGCTAATGCTCCTGTTGTTATTTCAAATTATGTCTTTGATGGATTAACAAATGATGTATTTCATCTGCATTACGGGGATTTGTATGAAGGTAAGGTGGGTTTGATTTACAAAGAGAGAAACGATACTCACCAGAATAATACCTGTATATCTGGTAAACAATTCGAGGCGGCCAACCCGTTTAATAATATCGAGTTGGATTTTCAGTGGTCTGCTGTCGACAAAATCGATTGGCTTTCACCTGTTGTCTCTAATCAGGTTGATCAATATCGTAACCGGTTTGATAGCAGTGTGCTTTTGTATCCCACTGGTGCGATTCAATGTGTGGAACATATTCGTGAGATGTCTCATGGTCGTTTTTTACTGCTGTCTGCCGATAAAGGTTTTTATACCGATCAGGATGTTCGGTTACAGCCGGTACCATTCATGACCATTCATGGCAGTTTCTCTTTGCCTGTTAATTTTCATGCACTAAAAACCTACGCAGACGATCACGGTGCATTAAGTTGGCAGAATCAACAACGTCAAGGTGGTTTGGTGTATTCCATTCAGTTATTCAGTCATCACAGTGAATACTTTGGTAATACGCAATCCTGTGTCGAAGACCAGTTTTTATCCTGTTCCCCTGATCATCTGTTACCCATCCTGAGTGGTGTCAGGAAAACCAGCGGTAGTTACAGTATGGATACCATGCTGGGGTTTATCCGTTTATACGATTACGATCCAAGAATTTTAGATATTTTCCTTCCTGCATTATTGTCAAAATCCGAAGCACTGGATGTGGTGGATAAACACTATTGGAAAAATGTATTAGATAAGGTATGGAGCAATACTTATGACATAGGCAGCAGTGTTGAATTTGTTTTTGATTTGGGCGCATTCGCGCTGGATATTGGCCACTATCCTTTGGCAAAAAATGCATTTAGCGAAATAAAAAATACCATTCCGGACCCGGCCAACAGTTTTAATCTCGCCATCGCCAATATGAATCTTGCGAATTGGCAAGAGGCCGTATCTTCATTGGACGATACCATTCATACGCTGGCGAGAAACGGCGATGCCCAACTGGGAGAGGAAGAGTTATTATTGGATGCCGTCAACCTTCGAGACTATTGCAAGGAGAATAGTAAAGCAGAGTTTGGAAAGAAAATTTCTCAGGATGATAACCCCTGTTTTCTCACACCGTTGAACATGCAATACAGCGAAGAAATAGTGCATCAGTTTCGAGATGGCAATATTTCTGAACTCACCCGTTTGCCATTTTTTTGTTCAGTAGATGATGTCAATGGTTGGATAGATGAAGAAAACGCTTCTAAGACGAAAGAAATATATTGCGTGTTCCACCGTGAAATTGGTTTTGTTGGTCTGCTCGGTCTGCATTTTTCCGGTGATTCAGGGTATTTCTATTTTTGTATTGGTACGGATTATCAGAATAAAGGATTTGGCACACATTCTCTGTCGTTACTGAATGTGCTTGCGAAGCGCTTAGGCGTAAACCACATGTATAGCGGTGTGTACGCCTGTAACAAACGGTCGCAAAAAGTGATCTCCAATCAACATTTTTCCAGGCTGGAAGTTAAAGCAAGTGATCCCGATGCAGATTTGAACTTTTATCATCACTCAGTTTCGGGTGAGGAATTACCAAGTGATGTGTTGATCGATAAATTGGCGAAGTTGCTTACCGAAATTGATTCACCGATTAAACTCATATAG
- the tssA gene encoding type VI secretion system protein TssA, which produces MPTINLPAMTEKLLFLYGISFEKLVTPVSDEAPSGLYLRYEDLYFDIKKARTRDDDTLPVGIWEHDLKKAEWSRVIELAGNALAFKTKDVQLAVWLLEAGIYKYGFAGIAPALFVIENLCSEFWDTLHPNIEFNDLEFRINPIIWANEKLIPALRLIPFIPTVEGERPYTWADWLKANASVDKKARTKDELSQSAMILNGLTRMSSTDLQALQANLDESLLSTVSLNKTLNHLCGADAPSLANIENFLTEVRGFLGVELKRRGMGGLEASGESDDPIEEQNFNISSDSELSAPRSSGRNETYMQVEKAAQTLLQIDPHSPAPYLILQACRWGTMDTRELYKELFVECGGQLNIFDLLGVDSRAMTDLGA; this is translated from the coding sequence ATGCCTACTATTAATTTACCCGCTATGACCGAGAAGCTTCTTTTTCTGTACGGTATTTCATTTGAAAAGCTTGTCACACCGGTGAGTGATGAAGCGCCTTCCGGTTTGTATCTTCGATACGAAGATTTGTATTTTGACATTAAAAAAGCGCGTACCCGCGATGATGACACGTTACCCGTTGGTATATGGGAGCACGACCTGAAAAAAGCGGAATGGAGTCGGGTGATTGAGTTGGCGGGCAATGCGTTAGCATTCAAAACAAAAGATGTGCAGTTGGCTGTTTGGCTGCTAGAGGCCGGTATTTATAAATATGGCTTTGCCGGAATTGCTCCCGCATTATTTGTAATTGAAAACCTGTGTTCGGAATTTTGGGACACCTTACATCCCAATATTGAATTTAATGACCTTGAATTTAGAATCAACCCGATTATTTGGGCCAATGAGAAATTAATTCCCGCACTCAGGCTTATTCCGTTTATTCCGACTGTTGAAGGTGAACGTCCTTATACTTGGGCGGACTGGTTAAAAGCCAATGCCTCTGTCGACAAAAAAGCCCGAACAAAAGATGAATTAAGCCAGAGTGCCATGATACTCAACGGGTTAACACGTATGTCATCCACTGATTTGCAGGCTTTGCAAGCTAATCTGGATGAATCATTGCTCAGTACCGTTTCACTGAATAAAACGCTTAATCATCTTTGTGGTGCCGATGCACCCAGCTTGGCCAATATTGAGAATTTTTTAACCGAGGTCAGAGGGTTTCTCGGCGTTGAACTGAAAAGACGCGGGATGGGAGGGCTAGAGGCCTCCGGAGAGAGTGATGATCCAATAGAGGAGCAAAACTTCAATATATCCAGTGATTCTGAATTGTCTGCACCACGTTCAAGCGGCCGTAACGAAACCTATATGCAGGTGGAAAAAGCCGCACAAACTTTGTTGCAAATAGATCCACATAGCCCAGCACCGTATCTGATATTGCAGGCCTGTCGTTGGGGAACTATGGATACGCGGGAACTGTATAAAGAGCTTTTCGTGGAATGCGGTGGTCAGTTGAATATTTTTGATTTACTTGGTGTGGATAGTCGGGCTATGACCGACTTGGGTGCTTAA